The following proteins are co-located in the Diaphorobacter sp. HDW4B genome:
- a CDS encoding acetyl-CoA C-acetyltransferase — translation MSEEIVIVSAVRTPVGKFGGSLAKVPATDLGAIVIKEALARAKVPLDQVGEVIMGQVLTAGAGQNPARQAMIKAGVAKETPALTINAVCGSGLKAVMLAAQSVATGDSEIVVAGGQENMSASAHVLPNSRDGMRMGDWKLVDTMIVDGLLDAYNHYHMGITAENVAKQFEISREQQDALALASQKKAAAAQDAGHFKAEIVTVELPQKKGDPIKFDADEYINRKTDEAALERLRPAFDKAGSVTAGNASGLNDGAAAVVVMTAKKAKELGLTPLARIVSFGTTGLDPTIMGMGPVSATKKALKRAGWKVEDVDLFELNEAFAAQACAVNKELAVDPAKVNVNGGAIALGHPIGASGCRVLVSLLHEMERRGAKKGVAALCIGGGMGVSLAVER, via the coding sequence ATGAGTGAAGAAATCGTCATCGTCTCCGCAGTCCGAACGCCTGTTGGCAAGTTCGGCGGAAGTCTCGCCAAGGTGCCAGCCACCGATCTGGGCGCGATCGTCATCAAGGAAGCGCTTGCGCGCGCCAAGGTGCCGCTCGACCAAGTGGGCGAAGTCATCATGGGTCAGGTGCTGACCGCCGGCGCGGGCCAGAACCCGGCTCGCCAGGCCATGATCAAGGCAGGCGTTGCCAAGGAAACCCCGGCGCTCACCATCAACGCAGTCTGCGGCTCTGGCCTCAAGGCGGTGATGCTGGCTGCCCAGTCCGTTGCCACCGGCGACAGCGAAATCGTGGTCGCGGGCGGTCAGGAAAACATGAGTGCCTCGGCGCACGTGCTGCCCAACTCGCGTGACGGCATGCGCATGGGCGACTGGAAGCTGGTCGACACGATGATCGTGGACGGCCTGCTCGACGCCTACAACCACTACCACATGGGCATCACGGCCGAGAACGTGGCCAAGCAGTTCGAGATTTCCCGCGAACAACAGGATGCTCTGGCGCTCGCCAGCCAGAAGAAGGCTGCGGCTGCACAGGACGCAGGCCACTTCAAGGCCGAGATCGTGACCGTGGAGCTGCCTCAGAAGAAGGGCGATCCGATCAAGTTCGATGCCGACGAATACATCAACCGCAAGACCGACGAAGCCGCCCTGGAGCGTCTGCGTCCCGCCTTCGACAAGGCGGGCTCGGTGACCGCGGGCAATGCATCCGGACTGAACGACGGCGCCGCTGCCGTGGTCGTGATGACCGCGAAGAAGGCCAAGGAACTGGGCCTGACGCCGCTGGCGCGCATCGTCTCTTTCGGCACGACAGGTCTCGATCCAACGATCATGGGCATGGGCCCCGTGTCGGCCACCAAGAAGGCGCTCAAGCGCGCTGGCTGGAAGGTCGAGGACGTGGACCTCTTCGAATTGAACGAAGCCTTTGCCGCCCAGGCCTGCGCCGTGAACAAGGAGTTGGCCGTGGACCCTGCAAAGGTCAACGTGAACGGCGGCGCGATTGCGCTGGGGCATCCAATCGGTGCGTCTGGCTGCCGCGTTCTGGTTTCGCTGCTGCACGAGATGGAGCGTCGTGGTGCCAAGAAGGGTGTCGCCGCGCTTTGCATCGGTGGCGGCATGGGGGTATCGCTGGCAGTGGAACGGTAA
- the phbB gene encoding acetoacetyl-CoA reductase, which yields MSQKVAYVTGGMGGIGTAICQRLHKEGFKVIAGCGPTRDHAKWLAEQKALGFTFYASVGNVGDWDSTVEAFAKAKAEHGTIDVLVNNAGITRDRMFVKMSREDWDAVIETNLNSMFNVTKQVVSDMVEKGWGRIVNISSVNGAKGQAGQTNYSAAKAGMHGFSMALAQELANKGVTVNTVSPGYIGTDMVKAIRPEVLEKIVGSVPVKRLGEPSEIASIIAWLASTEGGYATGADFSVNGGLHMH from the coding sequence GTGAGTCAAAAAGTAGCGTACGTCACAGGGGGGATGGGCGGCATTGGTACCGCGATTTGCCAGCGTTTGCATAAGGAAGGGTTCAAAGTGATCGCAGGTTGCGGTCCTACCCGTGACCATGCAAAGTGGCTTGCGGAACAGAAAGCCCTCGGTTTCACCTTCTATGCATCCGTCGGCAATGTCGGCGACTGGGATTCCACGGTCGAAGCCTTCGCCAAGGCCAAGGCCGAGCACGGCACCATCGACGTGCTGGTGAACAACGCGGGCATCACACGTGACCGCATGTTCGTCAAGATGTCCCGCGAAGACTGGGATGCCGTGATCGAAACCAACCTGAACTCCATGTTCAACGTGACCAAGCAGGTCGTGAGCGACATGGTCGAAAAGGGCTGGGGCCGCATCGTCAACATCAGCTCGGTCAACGGCGCAAAGGGTCAGGCGGGTCAAACCAACTACTCCGCAGCCAAGGCCGGCATGCACGGCTTCTCGATGGCGCTGGCGCAAGAGCTGGCCAACAAGGGCGTGACGGTCAACACCGTGAGCCCTGGCTACATCGGCACCGACATGGTCAAGGCCATTCGCCCCGAAGTGCTGGAAAAGATCGTGGGCTCCGTGCCTGTGAAGCGTCTGGGCGAGCCCAGCGAAATCGCATCGATCATTGCCTGGCTGGCGTCGACCGAAGGCGGCTACGCTACCGGCGCTGACTTCTCGGTCAACGGCGGCCTGCACATGCACTGA
- a CDS encoding ABC-F family ATP-binding cassette domain-containing protein, translated as MITLRNVTLRRSARVLLDSTSVTINPGEKVGLVGRNGAGKSTLFALLNGSLHEDAGEFYMPAQWRMAQVEQNMPETSETATAFVLDGDSRLSELNAALLKAEDSGDGMAIAHAHSDLADAGVHDATPRAQALILGLGFQAHELEKPVNSFSGGWRMRLQLARALMCPSDILLLDEPTNHLDLDALVWLEAWLKRYAGTLIVISHDREFLDAVTEVTLQIEHAKVNRYGGNYSKFEELRAQQLVLQQSAFARQQDKMAHLQKFIDRFKAKASKAKQAQSRVKALERMEKIAPVLAAADFNFEFKEPANLPNPMLAITDASFGYRAEDGSETTILRNVNRSVLAGQRIGILGANGQGKSTLVKTIAREMPQIDGTITEGKGLNIGYFAQQELDVLRPDDSPLMHMIRLAKELGPNSKEPSREQDLRNYLGSFNFNGDMVSQAVGTMSGGEKARLVLAMIVWQRPNLLLLDEPTNHLDLATREALSMALNSFEGTVMLVSHDRALLRAVCDDFWLVGRGKIEPFDGDLDDYQRYLLDESKRLREQAKQTQAQNAQQAQAVVEAPPVVIVEETTLPEPVANSASTVDPREQRRLAAHARQLIADKVKPFKKELDQIDKRLPQLSAERATLEAKLSTPALSGADIAEAGKQLKTVTDSIEKLEERWLELSGQIESIQQEMGVAA; from the coding sequence ATGATCACCCTTCGCAATGTCACTCTGCGCCGCAGCGCGCGCGTGCTGCTGGACAGCACCTCCGTCACCATCAACCCCGGCGAGAAAGTCGGCCTTGTCGGGCGCAATGGCGCAGGCAAGTCCACCTTGTTTGCCCTGCTCAACGGCAGCCTGCATGAAGATGCGGGCGAGTTCTACATGCCCGCTCAATGGCGCATGGCGCAGGTCGAGCAGAACATGCCGGAAACGTCTGAAACGGCGACGGCCTTCGTGCTCGATGGCGATTCGCGCCTGAGCGAGCTCAACGCCGCCCTGCTCAAGGCAGAAGACTCCGGTGACGGCATGGCCATTGCGCATGCCCACTCCGATCTGGCCGATGCGGGCGTGCACGATGCCACGCCGCGCGCGCAGGCGCTGATTCTGGGCCTCGGCTTTCAGGCGCACGAGCTAGAAAAGCCCGTCAACAGCTTCTCGGGCGGCTGGCGCATGCGCCTGCAACTGGCCCGCGCGCTGATGTGCCCGAGCGACATCCTGCTTCTCGACGAACCCACCAATCACTTGGACCTGGACGCCCTCGTCTGGCTCGAAGCCTGGCTCAAGCGCTACGCAGGCACGCTCATCGTCATCAGCCATGACCGGGAATTCCTCGATGCCGTGACCGAAGTGACGCTGCAGATCGAGCACGCCAAGGTCAACCGCTACGGTGGCAACTACAGCAAGTTCGAGGAACTGCGCGCCCAGCAGCTCGTGCTGCAGCAATCAGCCTTCGCGCGCCAGCAGGACAAGATGGCGCATCTGCAGAAATTCATCGATCGCTTCAAGGCCAAGGCGTCCAAGGCCAAGCAGGCCCAGAGCCGGGTCAAGGCGCTGGAACGCATGGAGAAGATTGCGCCTGTGCTCGCCGCCGCAGATTTCAATTTCGAGTTCAAGGAACCCGCCAATCTGCCCAATCCGATGCTGGCGATCACCGACGCGAGCTTCGGCTACCGCGCGGAAGACGGCTCCGAAACCACCATTCTGCGCAACGTGAATCGCTCGGTGCTGGCCGGTCAGCGCATTGGCATTCTGGGTGCGAACGGTCAGGGCAAATCGACGCTGGTGAAGACCATCGCGCGCGAAATGCCGCAGATCGACGGCACCATCACAGAAGGCAAGGGCCTGAACATCGGCTACTTCGCGCAGCAGGAACTCGACGTGCTGCGCCCCGATGATTCGCCGCTGATGCACATGATCCGCCTGGCCAAGGAACTGGGGCCGAACTCCAAGGAGCCCTCCCGCGAGCAGGATCTGCGCAACTACCTGGGCAGCTTCAACTTCAACGGCGACATGGTCAGCCAGGCCGTCGGCACCATGAGCGGCGGCGAAAAGGCGCGTCTCGTGCTGGCGATGATCGTCTGGCAACGCCCCAACCTGCTGCTGCTGGACGAGCCAACCAATCACCTGGACTTGGCCACGCGCGAAGCGCTGTCCATGGCTCTCAACAGCTTCGAAGGCACCGTCATGCTGGTCAGCCACGATCGTGCCCTGCTGCGCGCCGTGTGTGACGACTTCTGGCTGGTCGGTCGCGGCAAGATCGAGCCGTTCGACGGCGATCTGGACGACTACCAGCGCTACCTGCTCGACGAATCCAAGCGCCTGCGCGAGCAAGCCAAGCAGACGCAGGCCCAGAACGCGCAACAGGCTCAGGCCGTGGTGGAAGCACCGCCAGTCGTCATCGTCGAAGAAACGACACTGCCCGAGCCCGTGGCAAACAGCGCCAGCACGGTGGACCCGCGCGAGCAACGGCGTCTGGCAGCTCACGCCCGTCAGCTCATTGCGGACAAGGTCAAACCGTTCAAGAAGGAGCTTGACCAGATCGACAAGCGTCTGCCACAGTTGTCGGCCGAGCGTGCGACGCTGGAGGCCAAACTGTCCACTCCCGCGCTTTCCGGTGCGGACATCGCCGAGGCGGGCAAACAGCTGAAGACAGTGACGGACTCCATCGAAAAGCTGGAAGAGCGCTGGCTGGAGCTATCGGGGCAGATCGAATCGATTCAGCAAGAAATGGGTGTAGCCGCCTGA